In Pseudofrankia saprophytica, one genomic interval encodes:
- a CDS encoding FAD-dependent oxidoreductase, with protein MIDLDVLVIGGGAQGLWLLNDLSKRQYRTVLLERGELGGGQTCHSHGLIHRGHYYDDTDMMIILNAAAQFWEAFVDEKGIAKLNKSRALAGFGPGTAVQRHTYFWSTAGLNFDECPEWPEALLGGKVKHLFETDEFSLDASEVVKGLSRDVDHATYKLDEGDDAIRFIHDGKSISSVEASLSGTQVELRPKFVVIAAGIGNCGLLGRIGANRNPSAGETFVQAQRKNQMMVLRGDHLPLMTAVFPIRGGLQGVFLCSREDPETGRPVWLVSDHNSVPFPMGSDGTPQTSAFPSQEWVKRMLISLSSVAPGLFVDDDSSKLEVSVYTGLTSERSFGVGQHMTDMYIDPLGFDNVLTVWPTKLTMTPFASNVVMRFIRPKVPEPAGGWPRVEREITARAPLVANEMWQRTRVSTPYEVKTPWLPFRHFLEEWRAEKEIG; from the coding sequence ATGATAGATCTCGACGTGCTTGTTATCGGAGGCGGCGCGCAGGGCCTCTGGCTCCTGAACGATCTGAGCAAGCGTCAGTACAGGACGGTGCTCCTCGAGCGTGGCGAACTGGGCGGCGGCCAGACATGTCACTCGCATGGCCTCATACATCGGGGTCATTACTACGACGACACGGACATGATGATAATTCTTAATGCGGCCGCGCAGTTCTGGGAGGCATTTGTAGATGAGAAGGGCATTGCCAAGCTAAACAAGTCCCGGGCGCTTGCCGGTTTCGGGCCGGGAACGGCGGTTCAGCGACACACATATTTTTGGAGCACGGCCGGTCTAAATTTTGACGAATGTCCGGAGTGGCCCGAGGCTCTGCTGGGGGGCAAGGTAAAGCATCTCTTCGAGACGGATGAGTTTTCGCTTGACGCGAGTGAGGTGGTGAAGGGCCTTTCTCGCGATGTCGACCATGCGACATACAAGCTGGATGAGGGCGACGATGCTATCCGATTTATTCACGACGGGAAGTCCATCAGCAGTGTGGAGGCTTCGCTCTCGGGTACGCAGGTCGAGCTCAGGCCGAAGTTCGTGGTCATCGCCGCCGGGATCGGGAACTGCGGCCTGCTGGGAAGAATCGGAGCCAATCGGAACCCGAGCGCAGGAGAAACATTCGTTCAGGCGCAGCGTAAGAACCAGATGATGGTCCTGCGCGGTGACCATCTGCCGCTCATGACCGCGGTTTTTCCAATCCGCGGTGGGCTCCAGGGCGTCTTCCTCTGCTCCCGTGAGGACCCGGAGACCGGGAGGCCTGTCTGGCTCGTTTCCGATCACAACAGTGTGCCGTTTCCCATGGGATCCGACGGGACGCCCCAGACGAGCGCCTTCCCGTCTCAGGAGTGGGTGAAGCGCATGCTGATATCGCTGTCATCGGTCGCTCCGGGACTGTTCGTGGACGACGACTCCAGCAAATTGGAGGTTTCCGTCTACACAGGCCTTACCTCCGAGCGCAGCTTCGGAGTCGGACAGCACATGACTGACATGTACATCGATCCGCTCGGGTTCGACAACGTCCTGACTGTCTGGCCCACCAAACTCACCATGACTCCGTTCGCCAGCAATGTCGTCATGAGGTTCATCCGCCCGAAGGTGCCGGAGCCGGCCGGCGGTTGGCCCAGGGTCGAGCGCGAGATCACCGCGCGGGCGCCCCTTGTCGCGAATGAGATGTGGCAGCGGACACGAGTGAGCACGCCCTACGAGGTGAAGACCCCGTGGCTCCCCTTCCGTCATTTCCTCGAAGAGTGGCGCGCGGAAAAGGAGATCGGATGA
- a CDS encoding HEAT repeat domain-containing protein: MTDELGRLASELREQTDNTQRRVAAKRLRELAFARRRSLEKRGSLDHPANGEMTLGDLDSLRSAIYATDRSVRLDAIVAAGDLGDETFVADLAAQCESADQEIRLAAIDSLGDIGGPESVSVLIPLATNPEEGADIRLAAMTEFEELAAKNITSGPDRRIGTNLQGTTEAWPVFSRLVRSKLVGAMRATEADPSADEFLRLKAADILMYLRERVV; encoded by the coding sequence ATGACGGACGAACTCGGCAGGCTGGCGAGCGAGCTCCGGGAGCAGACGGACAATACGCAGAGGCGCGTTGCGGCCAAGCGCCTGCGAGAGTTGGCGTTCGCGAGGAGAAGAAGCCTCGAAAAAAGGGGGTCACTAGATCACCCGGCTAACGGAGAAATGACCCTGGGTGACCTGGACTCCCTTCGTTCGGCAATTTACGCCACTGACCGCTCGGTTCGGCTTGACGCAATAGTTGCCGCTGGTGACCTCGGCGATGAGACCTTCGTCGCGGACCTTGCCGCCCAATGCGAGAGCGCCGACCAAGAAATACGCCTGGCAGCAATAGACTCACTCGGCGACATCGGCGGTCCTGAAAGCGTCTCCGTTCTCATTCCACTCGCGACCAATCCGGAGGAGGGGGCGGATATCCGTCTGGCGGCGATGACCGAGTTCGAGGAGCTTGCGGCAAAGAACATCACATCGGGCCCCGATCGCCGGATCGGTACAAACCTTCAGGGGACCACCGAGGCTTGGCCGGTGTTCTCGCGTCTCGTCAGGTCGAAGCTCGTCGGCGCGATGCGCGCTACCGAGGCCGACCCCTCGGCGGACGAATTTCTGCGGTTGAAGGCCGCCGATATTCTTATGTATCTTCGCGAGCGTGTCGTCTGA